One Massilia sp. 9096 genomic window carries:
- a CDS encoding flagellar protein FliT — protein MMGAQAMSSQDVISVYEAMVGITDQMLAAANASDWERLVQLEHQCAACVRQLKACDALNRPLAAPERAKKANAIRRMLDSDRKIRDLTQPWMARLSAMISNKTVERRIARAYGV, from the coding sequence ATGATGGGCGCGCAGGCAATGAGCAGCCAGGACGTCATCTCGGTGTACGAAGCGATGGTCGGCATCACCGACCAGATGCTGGCGGCCGCGAATGCGAGCGACTGGGAGCGCCTGGTCCAGCTCGAGCACCAGTGCGCCGCCTGCGTGCGCCAGCTGAAGGCCTGCGACGCGCTGAACCGGCCCCTGGCCGCGCCCGAGCGCGCCAAGAAGGCGAATGCGATCCGCCGCATGCTGGACTCGGACCGCAAGATCCGCGACCTGACCCAGCCGTGGATGGCGCGCCTGAGCGCGATGATCAGCAACAAGACCGTCGAACGCCGCATCGCCCGCGCCTACGGCGTCTGA
- a CDS encoding flagellar brake protein, translating into MQAITEAEIEKWHDYEVASRREIVALLRQIAEKNQLVRLLIKGESDVCVTSLLHVDADDGLVVFDRSINREQNERIVAAPKVMCETSLDKIRILFQLDGLGAIQWEGSGALRAAIPSTLIRLQRREYYRMETPVSNPVRVTIPLPVELGGGTAVFPLADISCGGIAILDNKQQLSTAVGASYPNCRLELPEIGPITTTLQIRNSQDLQLLNNKTNRRIGCQFVDISRANLAGVQRYITKLERERNARVAGLV; encoded by the coding sequence ATGCAAGCAATCACTGAAGCGGAAATCGAAAAATGGCACGACTATGAAGTCGCGTCGCGCAGGGAAATCGTGGCCTTGCTGCGCCAGATCGCAGAAAAGAACCAGCTGGTGCGTCTGTTGATCAAAGGAGAAAGCGACGTCTGCGTGACCTCGTTGCTGCATGTCGACGCCGACGACGGTCTCGTCGTGTTCGACCGCTCGATCAACCGCGAACAGAACGAACGCATCGTCGCCGCGCCAAAAGTGATGTGCGAAACCTCGCTCGACAAGATCCGCATTCTGTTCCAGCTCGACGGCCTGGGCGCAATCCAGTGGGAAGGCAGCGGCGCGCTGCGTGCAGCCATCCCTTCAACCCTCATTCGGCTGCAACGCCGGGAGTATTATCGTATGGAAACCCCTGTGAGCAACCCCGTCCGCGTGACGATTCCCCTGCCTGTCGAACTCGGCGGCGGCACCGCGGTATTTCCGCTGGCCGACATCAGCTGCGGCGGCATCGCGATCCTCGACAACAAGCAGCAACTCAGCACGGCGGTCGGCGCCAGCTATCCGAATTGCCGCCTGGAACTGCCGGAGATCGGCCCGATCACGACCACGCTGCAAATCCGCAACTCGCAGGATCTGCAATTGCTCAACAACAAGACCAACCGCCGCATCGGCTGCCAGTTCGTCGACATCTCGCGCGCCAACCTGGCCGGCGTGCAGCGCTACATTACCAAGCTCGAGCGAGAGCGCAACGCGCGCGTGGCCGGCCTGGTCTGA
- a CDS encoding EscU/YscU/HrcU family type III secretion system export apparatus switch protein, which translates to MSGPDRKNPAARRQNAVALAYTAGDPAPTVVAKGQGLVADQIIARAKEAGVFVHESKELVALLMEVDLDRQIPPTLYRAIAELLAWLYYIESAQATGQAPPPAPDTARHLPPPSPSPVGTDASNH; encoded by the coding sequence ATGAGCGGTCCCGACCGCAAGAACCCGGCGGCGCGGCGCCAGAACGCGGTCGCGCTTGCCTACACGGCGGGCGACCCGGCGCCAACGGTCGTGGCCAAGGGCCAGGGCCTGGTCGCCGACCAGATTATTGCCCGGGCGAAAGAGGCGGGGGTGTTCGTGCACGAGTCGAAAGAGCTGGTGGCGCTGCTCATGGAAGTCGACCTCGACCGCCAGATACCCCCCACACTGTATCGCGCCATTGCTGAACTGTTGGCGTGGTTATATTATATTGAGTCAGCGCAAGCTACCGGCCAGGCTCCACCGCCTGCCCCGGATACGGCGCGGCACCTCCCACCCCCATCCCCGTCCCCGGTTGGAACCGATGCAAGCAATCACTGA
- a CDS encoding flagellar hook-length control protein FliK, translating into MLPRDTLSLSQVARTGAVLPIGDPRQQAFQRALSTQLGQSMQAEVLSRLNDGSFVVRVADQTARMPLPPGAEPGQQVPLTLVALNPRPTFQVDTGKGPAFAEAAPAPQDGAHAAGAGQAPLAYLEGKDAAALSRTSALLAQTRALAQVPAGSVDGGNASISRTGQLLGEVIAAAQNAGAAGAGAIARAPLLGAATQDAGQIAAALKEGIDKSGLFYESHVAEWAQGARTLGELAAEPQARGMPSPTEPAAAQLINQQLSAQEQGRVVWQGQLTPGQQLQWEIERREQDGADGRQSGAAGAEGGAWHSRLLLRFPGLGEVKAQLVLSGQQLHIRLDTPHADAHARLDAQRARLASALDAAGTPLATLAIHGALPAPDLDGGEPEAGQ; encoded by the coding sequence ATGCTGCCGCGCGACACCCTGTCCCTGTCCCAGGTCGCGCGCACCGGCGCGGTGCTGCCGATCGGCGACCCGCGCCAGCAAGCCTTCCAGCGCGCCCTCTCGACCCAGCTCGGCCAGAGCATGCAGGCCGAGGTGCTGTCGCGCCTGAACGACGGCAGTTTCGTCGTGCGCGTGGCCGACCAGACGGCGCGCATGCCGCTGCCGCCCGGCGCCGAGCCCGGCCAGCAGGTGCCGCTGACGCTGGTCGCCTTGAACCCGCGCCCCACCTTCCAGGTCGATACCGGCAAGGGCCCGGCCTTTGCCGAAGCCGCGCCGGCGCCGCAGGACGGCGCCCACGCAGCGGGCGCGGGGCAAGCACCGCTGGCCTACCTCGAAGGCAAGGACGCCGCCGCCTTGAGCCGCACCAGCGCCCTGCTGGCGCAGACGCGTGCGCTGGCGCAGGTGCCGGCCGGCAGCGTCGACGGCGGCAACGCCTCGATCAGCCGCACCGGCCAGCTGCTGGGCGAGGTGATCGCCGCCGCGCAAAACGCCGGCGCGGCGGGCGCCGGCGCGATCGCGCGCGCACCGCTCCTGGGCGCGGCGACACAGGACGCCGGCCAGATCGCCGCCGCCTTGAAGGAAGGCATCGACAAGAGCGGCTTGTTCTACGAATCGCACGTGGCCGAATGGGCGCAAGGCGCACGCACGCTGGGCGAGCTGGCCGCCGAACCGCAGGCGCGCGGCATGCCCTCGCCGACCGAGCCGGCCGCCGCCCAGCTGATCAACCAGCAGCTGAGCGCCCAGGAACAGGGCCGCGTCGTGTGGCAGGGCCAGTTGACTCCGGGCCAGCAGCTGCAATGGGAGATCGAACGCCGCGAGCAGGACGGCGCCGATGGCCGCCAGAGCGGCGCCGCCGGCGCTGAAGGCGGCGCCTGGCACAGCCGCCTGCTGCTGCGCTTTCCCGGCCTGGGCGAAGTCAAGGCGCAGCTGGTGCTGTCCGGCCAGCAGCTGCACATCCGTCTCGACACGCCGCACGCCGACGCGCACGCGCGCCTGGACGCGCAGCGCGCGCGCCTGGCCAGTGCGCTGGACGCCGCCGGCACCCCGCTGGCGACGCTGGCGATCCACGGCGCGCTGCCCGCCCCCGACCTCGACGGCGGCGAACCCGAGGCCGGCCAATGA